From Acanthopagrus latus isolate v.2019 chromosome 22, fAcaLat1.1, whole genome shotgun sequence, the proteins below share one genomic window:
- the LOC119012831 gene encoding uncharacterized protein LOC119012831 — protein sequence MIDQNPATGSMETTATQDTTQTQEPFGTDTFRPQVESFFQRMTPERWRMLSFGTPDGATKIMLADLLLHIKTSVCKELLAHLRRRAGVTLDSHTLDAYNVTDGLTQTFAETLGVSDPVQSVSSKALSDLVDKEISESVNSALSSSADSREHITPPSRLNAMVEHASRILKAFAAKIKFSSSPVLGGRKKDEKLKSASVSQSSLETVESDGQENISSEDSFVRATSKAAMRIIRKELDDIAEPVLDDVSACETLQSESSQQIMVVADDFAELIVEKTASLEETGFASSSPKPKQQQKLKIVCSKIKTFLAKSLARAGICRIAANLKAQFLQDMDDDSSQSLQSLIDSIDSLIETDQCENDADEQASIPWFEKISSGESQEVTRELSDVLYSHLTNGDTPEVFQEIQTPGAQTWSNREVAISRSVMYADIEMQVRNFLALMSWWLYTQSDSHSQSVTRTLMDQVPKSPKTASRVEDTPKVVQNKLSVRLLVEMVVWDTFVKVHVIPEKKEDIIQRLFKTIWAKVEGADLYIKSLKNLRKAIFKELCLISGSAETLLLAMNMDDPRLDSCIALIFKDHLTTPPKQPCAISRFFSSVGEFISKSFRGRRKIGVLPTDNFQPV from the coding sequence ATGATCGATCAGAATCCAGCTACGGGCAGCATGGAAACAACAGCCACACAGGACACAACTCAGACACAGGAGCCATTTGGCACTGATACTTTTCGACCACAGGTTGAATCCTTTTTTCAAAGGATGACACCAGAAAGATGGCGAATGCTGAGTTTTGGTACTCCTGATGGGGCCACAAAGATTATGCTGGCAGACCTGcttttacacattaaaacatctgtgtgtaaaGAGTTGCTGGCCCATCTTAGGAGACGTGCAGGTGTGACTTTGGACAGTCACACACTAGATGCGTACAATGTTACCGACGGACTTACTCAGACTTTCGCTGAGACTCTGGGTGTTTCAGATCCAGTCCAGTCTGTCAGCTCGAAAGCGTTGTCAGACTTGGTGGACAAAGAGATCTCAGAGTCCGTcaactctgctctctcctctagTGCAGACAGCAGGGAGCACATCACTCCCCCCAGCAGACTTAACGCTATGGTTGAACATGCCAGCAGAATATTAAAGGCATTCGCAGCCAAGATTAAGTTTTCTTCCAGTCCTGTGTTAGGTGGACGGAAGAAGGATGAAAAACTTAAATCTgcgtcagtcagtcagtcatcacTTGAAACAGTGGAATCAGACGGCCAAGAGAATATCTCATCAGAGGACAGCTTTGTGAGAGCAACATCTAAAGCTGCCATGAGAATAATTAGGAAAGAGCTGGATGACATTGCAGAACCTGTTTTGGATGACGTGTCGGCATGTGAGACGCTGCAATCCGAAAGCTCTCAGCAGATTATGGTTGTTGCAGATGACTTCGCTGAGCTGATTGTTGAAAAGACTGCAAGTTTGGAAGAGACAGGCTTTGCAAGTtccagtccaaaacccaaacagcagcaaaaactgaaaatagtgTGCAGCAAGATAAAAACCTTTCTTGCTAAGAGTCTTGCCAGGGCCGGCATTTGTCGCATCGCAGCAAACCTAAAGGCACAGTTCCTTCAGGACATGGACGATGACAGCAGTCAGTCGTTGCAGTCGCTCATAGATAGTATTGACTCTTTAATTGAGACAGACCAGTGTGAAAATGATGCGGATGAGCAGGCTTCGATTCCTTGGTTCGAAAAGATCTCCAGTGGTGAATCCCAGGAGGTCACGCGGGAACTGAGTGATGTCCTCTACAGTCACCTCACAAATGGAGACACCCCCGAGGTTTTCCAAGAAATACAAACACCTGGGGCACAAACCTGGTCGAACAGAGAGGTTGCCATTTCACGCTCTGTCATGTATGCTGACATAGAGATGCAAGTGAGGAATTTTCTAGCCCTAATGAGCTGGTGGCTGTATACTCAGAGTGACAGCCACAGTCAAAGTGTGACACGGACTTTAATGGACCAGGTGCCAAAGTCTCCCAAGACAGCCTCCAGAGTTGAGGACACACCAAAGGTGGTACAAAACAAATTGTCTGTCCGACTGCTCGTTGAGATGGTGGTTTGGGACACATTCGTAAAAGTCCATGTgattcctgaaaaaaaagaggacatcaTTCAGCGTTTATTTAAAACCATATGGGCTAAGGTTGAAGGTGCAGATTTATACATCAAATCGTTAAAAAACCTCAGAAAGGCAATTTTTAAAGAACTGTGTTTAATTTCAGGCAGTGCAGAGACACTATTGCTTGCAATGAATATGGACGACCCAAGACTTGATAGTTGCATTGCACTGATATTTAAAGATCACTTGACGACACCACCAAAACAACCTTGCGCCATCAGCAggttcttctcctctgtgggcGAATTCATCTCCAAATCCTTCAGAGGTAGACGAAAGATTGGTGTCCTGCCTACTGACAATTTTCAACCTGTGTAA